The following are encoded in a window of Thermodesulfobacterium geofontis OPF15 genomic DNA:
- a CDS encoding low molecular weight phosphatase family protein, with translation MAEGYVKYFAKLYGKQVEIYSAGSSPALNVNPSLSLSKVY, from the coding sequence ATGGCAGAAGGATATGTTAAATATTTTGCTAAGTTGTATGGAAAGCAAGTAGAAATTTATTCTGCAGGTTCTTCTCCAGCATTAAACGTTAATCCTTCCCTCTCATTATCCAAAGTCTATTGA
- a CDS encoding RNA ligase partner protein, with protein sequence MEKERLVPDTSVFTNPNVYTQFGKNPSEAFTNFLLMVAELEGDVAVYIPTSVFEELKRMLTDLKLPPKARSVLKVKSPKKYELYIPAFLMYEFIEELRNRINKGLRVAEEAVKASTYKKPEEVLKFLRKRYREVLREGIVDSKEDLELILLSLELDAIVLSADKGVLNMADKLGLRYLEPKDIKDTLEGFKLW encoded by the coding sequence ATGGAAAAGGAAAGGCTTGTTCCTGATACAAGTGTATTTACTAATCCTAATGTTTACACACAATTTGGAAAAAATCCTTCAGAAGCTTTTACCAATTTTCTTTTAATGGTTGCTGAGTTAGAAGGTGATGTTGCGGTTTATATTCCTACCTCGGTTTTTGAAGAATTAAAAAGAATGCTAACAGATCTTAAACTTCCTCCGAAAGCTCGTTCAGTCTTAAAAGTAAAATCTCCCAAAAAATATGAGCTTTATATACCTGCTTTTTTAATGTATGAATTTATTGAAGAATTAAGAAATAGAATTAATAAAGGTTTAAGAGTTGCTGAGGAAGCTGTAAAAGCATCAACTTATAAAAAGCCTGAAGAAGTTTTAAAGTTTTTAAGAAAAAGATATAGAGAAGTTTTAAGAGAAGGAATTGTAGATAGTAAAGAAGACCTGGAATTAATTCTTCTTTCTTTAGAACTTGATGCAATAGTTCTTTCTGCTGATAAAGGAGTTTTAAATATGGCAGATAAATTAGGATTAAGATATTTAGAACCAAAAGATATAAAAGATACTTTAGAAGGTTTTAAACTTTGGTAG